A section of the Acidobacterium capsulatum ATCC 51196 genome encodes:
- a CDS encoding (deoxy)nucleoside triphosphate pyrophosphohydrolase — MTAQDTQPAPHRTVRYVVAALILRGEEVLVCQRRPDQPMGLKWEFPGGKIEPGETPEEALRRELNEELGIEATIGQQVAHTRHTYRNGGAVDLQFFAVHQFEGELTNRIFHDLRWTPLHTLPSFDFLAADRDLVRDLAAGKLL; from the coding sequence TTGACCGCTCAGGACACACAACCCGCTCCCCATCGCACGGTTCGCTACGTGGTGGCCGCGCTCATTCTGCGCGGAGAGGAAGTGCTTGTGTGCCAGCGGCGCCCGGACCAGCCCATGGGACTCAAATGGGAGTTCCCCGGCGGCAAGATCGAGCCGGGCGAAACCCCCGAAGAGGCTCTGCGCCGCGAGCTGAATGAAGAGCTGGGCATCGAGGCCACTATCGGCCAGCAGGTGGCGCACACGCGCCACACCTACCGCAACGGCGGCGCGGTCGATCTGCAGTTCTTCGCCGTGCACCAGTTCGAGGGCGAGCTGACCAACCGGATCTTCCACGATCTGCGCTGGACGCCCCTGCATACGCTGCCCAGCTTCGACTTTCTAGCCGCCGACCGCGACCTGGTGCGCGACCTCGCGGCGGGCAAGCTGCTGTAG
- the otsB gene encoding trehalose-phosphatase: protein MTTKLSCHTLPAGWEGAPAQAKFWEMLQQSRRWLLLLDYDGTLAPFHQDRMQAVPYAGVSERLEALADRSQGRVVIISGRQIEDLKQLLPLRQPVEMWGSHGREHLDHDGSYRVVDLNPAERQVVDGLAKEMAARGWGHQLEHKPTALAVHWRGLPEEAQRSIRNAAEAYFASVQAPATLEMMPFESGIELRSRSRTKGQVVAEILAEEPDDAPAAFLGDDWTDEDGFAVLGERGLGILVRPEARESCAKFHLTPPGELIRFLDRWLEHTKESIA, encoded by the coding sequence ATGACGACAAAATTGAGTTGCCACACCTTGCCTGCCGGCTGGGAAGGAGCCCCCGCGCAGGCGAAATTCTGGGAAATGCTGCAACAGAGCCGCCGTTGGCTGTTGCTGCTGGATTATGACGGCACGCTGGCTCCCTTTCATCAGGACCGTATGCAGGCCGTGCCGTATGCGGGAGTTTCCGAGCGGCTGGAGGCGCTGGCCGATCGCTCCCAGGGACGGGTGGTGATCATCAGCGGCCGACAGATTGAAGACCTCAAGCAACTGCTGCCGCTGCGGCAGCCGGTGGAAATGTGGGGATCGCATGGCCGCGAGCACCTGGATCACGACGGCAGTTATCGCGTGGTGGATCTGAATCCTGCGGAGCGGCAGGTGGTGGATGGACTCGCGAAGGAGATGGCGGCGCGCGGCTGGGGACACCAGTTGGAGCATAAGCCGACGGCGCTGGCAGTTCACTGGCGCGGTCTGCCGGAAGAGGCGCAGCGGTCGATCCGGAACGCCGCCGAGGCCTATTTTGCGAGCGTGCAGGCCCCGGCCACGCTCGAGATGATGCCCTTTGAGTCCGGCATTGAGCTGCGGTCGCGCTCGCGCACCAAGGGGCAGGTGGTGGCGGAGATTCTGGCCGAGGAGCCGGACGACGCACCGGCTGCGTTTCTGGGCGATGACTGGACCGATGAAGACGGGTTTGCCGTGCTCGGGGAGCGCGGACTGGGCATCCTGGTGCGGCCGGAAGCACGCGAGAGTTGCGCGAAGTTTCATCTGACGCCGCCCGGCGAGCTGATTCGCTTCCTTGACCGCTGGCTGGAACATACGAAAGAGAGCATCGCATGA
- a CDS encoding MBL fold metallo-hydrolase — protein MVRMTVLASGSKGNSTLVASSRTRLLVDAGLSCREIFKRMRAMGESIEDLDAILITHEHQDHVQGLAVTARKLGIPVYFTEATHRAWMRWMTPRKRLTYAEWLEQQKAMTAAGKEPASDGDEAQDAAQEEREELTLDLAAAAQSKAELEAPEPSKPEKDPCELPGVEYFRAGADFCIGDIAVRPFTIPHDAVDPVGFVFEVEGVRLGFATDLGYIPPNVHAHLKKCDVLLLEANHDVDMLRDGPYPWSVKQRVMSRVGHLSNAAAADFLENSYDGQAAYVVLAHLSESNNMPELARVAAEQALRNHMSLLANKLLLAEQHAPLDPIVL, from the coding sequence ATGGTTCGGATGACAGTACTCGCCAGCGGTTCCAAGGGCAACAGCACCCTGGTGGCGAGCAGCCGCACCCGTCTGCTGGTGGATGCAGGGCTGTCGTGCCGCGAGATTTTCAAGCGCATGCGGGCGATGGGCGAGAGCATTGAAGATCTCGACGCCATCCTCATCACGCATGAGCATCAGGATCACGTGCAGGGCCTCGCCGTCACGGCGCGCAAGCTGGGCATCCCTGTTTATTTCACTGAGGCCACGCATCGCGCCTGGATGCGCTGGATGACTCCCCGGAAACGGCTCACCTATGCCGAGTGGCTGGAGCAGCAGAAGGCAATGACCGCTGCCGGCAAGGAGCCGGCCAGCGACGGCGACGAGGCGCAAGACGCGGCGCAGGAAGAGCGCGAGGAACTGACCCTCGACCTGGCAGCAGCAGCCCAGAGCAAGGCCGAGCTGGAAGCCCCCGAGCCTAGCAAGCCGGAGAAAGACCCCTGCGAGCTGCCGGGCGTCGAGTACTTTCGGGCGGGCGCGGACTTCTGCATCGGCGATATTGCGGTTCGGCCTTTTACCATTCCGCACGATGCGGTCGATCCGGTGGGGTTCGTTTTTGAGGTTGAGGGAGTGCGATTAGGTTTCGCGACCGACCTTGGGTACATCCCGCCCAACGTGCATGCTCATCTCAAAAAGTGTGATGTGCTGCTGCTCGAAGCCAATCATGACGTGGATATGCTGCGTGACGGCCCCTATCCATGGTCGGTGAAGCAGCGTGTCATGTCCCGGGTGGGGCATCTCTCGAATGCCGCTGCGGCGGACTTTCTGGAGAACTCCTATGACGGCCAGGCGGCTTATGTGGTGCTGGCGCATTTGTCAGAGAGCAACAACATGCCGGAACTGGCCAGGGTGGCGGCGGAACAGGCCCTTCGAAACCACATGAGCCTGTTGGCAAACAAGTTACTTCTGGCGGAGCAGCATGCGCCGCTGGACCCTATTGTTTTGTGA
- a CDS encoding HAD family hydrolase, with product MTTSTTASRYTLQEFEHEVLNLAPRVAVFDCDGTLWSGDAGYGFMTWSMDVGLLSRNASDWIDSRHRLYRHGEVSELQICGEMVQVYAGLHEDELRRAAAEYFQHHIEPQIFPELRSLVALLQARGTEIWAVSSTNNWVIEEGVRRFNIPASRVLAACVEVEDGIITSQIIDVPTDEGKAVALRRTGLPEPDAVFGNSVHDAAMLAIARRAFPVNPTPALRDLSCERGWTVYYPEAVMTDHKG from the coding sequence TTGACGACTTCAACGACCGCCTCACGCTACACGCTGCAGGAGTTTGAGCACGAAGTCCTGAATCTCGCTCCGCGCGTGGCCGTTTTTGACTGCGACGGCACCCTCTGGAGCGGAGATGCCGGCTACGGCTTCATGACATGGTCCATGGACGTGGGCCTGCTCTCGCGCAACGCCAGCGACTGGATCGACTCCCGCCATCGGCTCTATCGCCATGGCGAGGTCTCTGAGCTGCAGATTTGCGGCGAAATGGTGCAGGTTTACGCAGGCCTGCATGAGGACGAGCTGCGCCGCGCCGCCGCCGAATATTTCCAGCATCACATTGAGCCGCAGATCTTTCCTGAACTGCGCTCGCTCGTCGCGCTGCTGCAGGCGCGCGGCACCGAGATATGGGCTGTCAGCTCCACCAACAACTGGGTCATTGAAGAGGGCGTGCGCCGCTTCAATATTCCGGCCAGCCGCGTACTGGCGGCCTGTGTCGAGGTCGAGGACGGCATCATCACCAGCCAGATCATCGACGTACCCACGGATGAAGGCAAGGCGGTCGCCCTGCGCCGCACGGGCCTTCCCGAGCCCGATGCGGTCTTTGGCAACTCCGTGCACGATGCCGCCATGCTGGCCATCGCCAGGCGGGCTTTTCCGGTCAACCCTACCCCGGCGCTGCGCGACCTCTCTTGCGAGCGCGGCTGGACGGTCTACTACCCGGAAGCCGTCATGACGGACCACAAGGGCTGA
- a CDS encoding magnesium transporter MgtE N-terminal domain-containing protein, with amino-acid sequence MLLGTPVAEASGHLCGKVKDVAVATGAEAGKVVGLVVKGRDGLQVVSAIDLRRTPSGALELRPAAMLRPLTQEESFILLRQDLLDRQIIDVHGRKVVRVNDVDLQWASHEHLHAHPDHQLEQLRVTEVEIGLRGAARRLLLGLMPAETLDRLVRRIPTSAIPWDFVDMIEVDPARRVKLKIEHDRLAQLHPSDIADILEELAPAEREALLTSLDEEVAAEALEEVDPKLQKSLMQSLDTETAAAIVEEMDPSAAADLLADLSEEQSEAILEEMDPEERQEVEELLEFREDSAAGRMTTEYVSASHEATVADCIEALREFEGDLETITEIYLLDEERVLQAVVPLARLMLARPETRVRVLSEPRLITCDLDAHQNHVAELFDKYNLRALPVLDKERRLAGVVEADHVIAFLRERL; translated from the coding sequence ATGTTGCTTGGCACTCCGGTGGCCGAGGCGAGCGGGCACCTGTGCGGCAAGGTGAAAGATGTGGCCGTGGCGACTGGCGCCGAGGCCGGCAAGGTGGTCGGCCTAGTAGTCAAGGGCCGCGATGGGCTGCAGGTGGTCTCCGCCATAGACTTGCGGCGCACGCCCAGCGGCGCGCTCGAACTGCGCCCGGCAGCCATGCTGCGGCCCCTGACGCAGGAAGAAAGCTTCATCTTATTGCGGCAGGATCTGCTCGACCGGCAGATCATCGATGTGCATGGCCGCAAGGTGGTGCGCGTCAACGACGTGGATCTGCAGTGGGCGAGCCATGAGCACCTGCACGCGCATCCTGATCATCAACTGGAGCAACTGCGTGTCACCGAAGTGGAGATTGGCCTGCGCGGCGCCGCGCGTCGGCTGCTGCTGGGGCTGATGCCGGCCGAGACACTGGACCGCCTGGTGCGGCGCATCCCGACCAGCGCGATTCCGTGGGACTTCGTGGACATGATCGAAGTGGACCCGGCGCGGCGCGTGAAGCTGAAGATTGAGCACGACCGGCTGGCGCAACTGCATCCCTCCGACATTGCAGACATTCTGGAAGAACTGGCTCCGGCCGAGCGCGAGGCGCTGCTGACCAGCCTCGACGAGGAGGTAGCGGCCGAGGCCCTCGAAGAGGTCGATCCCAAGCTGCAGAAGTCGCTGATGCAGTCGCTTGATACCGAGACAGCCGCAGCCATTGTGGAGGAGATGGACCCCTCGGCGGCGGCCGACCTGCTCGCCGACCTGAGCGAAGAGCAATCCGAAGCCATTCTGGAGGAGATGGACCCGGAAGAGCGGCAGGAAGTGGAAGAGCTGCTGGAATTCCGGGAGGATTCCGCCGCGGGCCGCATGACGACGGAGTATGTCTCGGCGTCTCACGAAGCAACGGTGGCCGATTGCATCGAGGCGCTGCGCGAGTTTGAGGGCGATCTTGAGACGATCACCGAGATTTACCTGCTCGACGAGGAGCGCGTATTGCAGGCCGTGGTGCCGCTGGCCCGGCTGATGCTTGCCCGGCCCGAGACCCGGGTGCGCGTGCTGAGCGAGCCGCGCCTGATTACCTGCGATCTCGACGCGCACCAGAATCACGTGGCGGAACTCTTCGACAAGTACAATCTGCGGGCTCTGCCCGTGCTGGACAAGGAGCGGCGGCTGGCCGGGGTGGTGGAGGCCGATCACGTGATCGCATTTTTGCGCGAAAGGCTTTGA
- a CDS encoding dihydroorotate dehydrogenase: protein MTAEKSSQPGTHAHSHTVDMRVTVAGIEFANPVIAASGTFAYGIEFEDIVSLDRIGGFVTKGISREPMAGNAAPRLIETSAGMINAIGLQNIGVEAFLRDKLPPLARYKCAVIVNVFGYQVEDYVAVIRKLNEAEGIAAYEINASCPNTKHGGMAFGADHGALAELVAHCRHYSRRPVIVKLSPNVTSIAAMARCAESSGADAISLVNTFVSLAIDVETRQPRIRNITGGLSGPAIKPIAVRMVWEAAQAVKIPVIGMGGIATAEDAVEFLLAGATAVQVGTASYADPRAIENISHSLAHWCARRHIARVSELTGAMELPTK from the coding sequence ATGACCGCCGAAAAAAGCTCGCAACCCGGCACACACGCTCATTCCCACACAGTGGACATGCGTGTGACGGTCGCCGGCATTGAGTTCGCCAATCCGGTCATCGCCGCCAGCGGAACCTTTGCCTACGGCATCGAGTTTGAAGACATTGTTTCGCTGGATCGCATCGGCGGCTTCGTCACCAAAGGCATCTCGCGCGAACCCATGGCCGGCAACGCCGCGCCCCGGCTCATTGAGACCTCCGCCGGAATGATCAATGCCATCGGCCTGCAAAATATCGGTGTCGAGGCCTTTCTGCGCGACAAACTGCCTCCGCTCGCCCGCTATAAATGCGCCGTCATCGTGAACGTCTTCGGCTATCAGGTCGAGGATTATGTCGCTGTCATCCGCAAGCTGAACGAGGCCGAGGGCATTGCGGCCTACGAGATCAATGCCTCCTGCCCCAACACAAAGCACGGCGGCATGGCATTTGGCGCGGACCACGGCGCGCTGGCCGAACTGGTCGCACATTGCCGCCACTACTCCCGGCGGCCGGTCATTGTGAAGCTCTCGCCCAACGTCACTTCCATCGCGGCCATGGCGCGCTGTGCGGAATCCTCGGGCGCAGACGCCATTTCGCTGGTAAACACCTTCGTCTCACTCGCGATCGACGTCGAGACCCGCCAGCCCCGCATCCGCAACATCACTGGAGGGCTCTCCGGCCCGGCCATCAAGCCCATTGCCGTTCGCATGGTCTGGGAGGCGGCGCAGGCCGTCAAAATTCCGGTCATCGGCATGGGCGGCATCGCCACGGCAGAAGATGCCGTCGAATTCCTGCTGGCCGGGGCCACCGCCGTGCAGGTCGGCACGGCCAGCTATGCCGATCCACGCGCGATTGAGAATATCAGCCACTCGCTCGCGCACTGGTGCGCCCGGCGGCACATTGCCCGGGTCTCAGAGTTGACCGGAGCGATGGAACTGCCCACAAAGTGA
- a CDS encoding 3-hydroxybutyryl-CoA dehydrogenase has translation MSEVKRVGVLGAGTMGNGIAHVFARSGFDVRLCEVEQRFLDRGTETIRKNLGREVSKGKLSQQDADAALARIAGTLDRGALADCDLIVEAATERLEVKRQIFEDLDRIAPAGVILASNTSSISITKLAAFTGRPEQVIGMHFFNPVPVMKLVEVIRGLATSQATFDTVKALSEKLGKTPVEVNDAAGFVSNRVLMPLLNEAMYAVMEGVATPEAVDQVFQLGMAHPMGPLTLADFIGLDVCLDIMRVLLEGLGDPKYRPCPLLIRMVDAGWMGRKSGRGFFRYE, from the coding sequence GTGAGCGAAGTGAAACGGGTGGGGGTGCTGGGCGCCGGTACCATGGGCAATGGCATTGCGCATGTCTTTGCCAGAAGCGGATTTGACGTGCGGCTGTGCGAGGTGGAGCAGCGCTTTCTGGATCGCGGGACCGAGACCATCCGCAAGAACCTCGGCCGCGAAGTGAGCAAGGGCAAGCTCTCGCAGCAGGATGCCGACGCGGCGCTGGCGCGCATTGCCGGGACGCTCGACCGGGGAGCGCTTGCCGACTGCGATCTGATTGTGGAAGCCGCGACGGAGCGTCTGGAGGTGAAGCGGCAGATCTTTGAAGATCTTGACCGCATCGCGCCGGCCGGGGTGATTCTGGCGAGCAATACCTCGTCCATCTCGATCACGAAGCTCGCTGCCTTCACCGGCCGGCCGGAGCAGGTGATCGGGATGCACTTCTTCAATCCCGTGCCGGTGATGAAGCTGGTGGAGGTGATTCGCGGACTGGCAACCTCTCAGGCGACGTTCGATACGGTGAAGGCTCTCTCGGAAAAGCTCGGCAAGACGCCGGTCGAGGTGAATGATGCCGCGGGCTTCGTCTCCAACCGGGTGCTGATGCCGCTACTCAACGAGGCCATGTATGCCGTGATGGAGGGCGTCGCTACACCCGAGGCCGTGGACCAGGTATTTCAGCTTGGCATGGCGCATCCGATGGGGCCGCTGACGCTGGCGGATTTCATCGGGCTCGATGTGTGTCTCGACATCATGCGCGTGCTGCTCGAAGGGCTCGGCGACCCGAAATACCGCCCATGCCCGCTGCTGATTCGCATGGTGGATGCCGGATGGATGGGGCGCAAGAGCGGGCGCGGATTCTTCCGCTACGAGTGA
- a CDS encoding ATP-binding protein: MKGKEETRITYTLASSLDSVDKVEQTAEQMARQAGIDDDETFRISMAVREAAVNAVLHGNAYDPDKRITASFENTGADLIIRITDQGVGLDPATLPDPLAPENLLRGSGRGIFLIRSFMDEVHFRQLHPGTELTLIKHLGTAKPTL, encoded by the coding sequence TTGAAGGGAAAAGAGGAAACGCGTATCACCTACACGCTCGCATCCTCGCTCGACAGTGTCGACAAGGTAGAACAGACCGCCGAACAGATGGCGCGTCAGGCCGGCATCGATGACGACGAAACCTTCCGCATCTCCATGGCCGTGCGGGAGGCTGCCGTCAATGCCGTGCTGCACGGCAATGCATACGATCCGGACAAACGCATCACCGCAAGCTTTGAGAACACCGGCGCAGATCTGATCATCCGCATCACAGATCAGGGCGTCGGACTCGATCCGGCAACCTTACCCGACCCCCTCGCGCCTGAGAATCTGCTGCGCGGCTCCGGTCGAGGCATCTTTCTGATCCGCTCGTTCATGGATGAAGTACACTTCAGGCAATTGCATCCGGGAACTGAGCTCACCCTCATCAAGCATCTGGGGACTGCCAAACCAACTCTTTAA
- a CDS encoding NRAMP family divalent metal transporter, which produces MLKRWRTRILLFLMVLGPGFITANIDNDPNGIFVYSQAGAQYGYSLLWTILPVTLALIVVQEMCARMGVVTGKGLSDLIREEFGLRITFIMMVLLVIVNYSNVIGEFAGIAGSLELFHLTKYVSVPVCALLVWLLAVRGDYKSVEKILLTGSLFYLAYIATGILAEPNWHLSWMKTVQLPHKTEWKQNGYLLMVVSIIGTTIAPWMQFYLQSSIVEKGIRVQDYAASRADVIVGSIFTDVVAWFIIVACAGTLWVHGLGQINVPSDAAIAMKPLAGNYAFLLFAFGLFNASFFAASVLPISTAYTVCEGLGFESGVDKKFKEAPLFYWLYTILIVGGAAVVLIPHFPIVQFSIFSQALNGLLLPVVVIFMLMLINRKDLMGEHTNSHWFNVVAWVTAIVVIALSLVLVVQTL; this is translated from the coding sequence ATGCTGAAACGCTGGAGAACCCGGATCCTGTTGTTCCTGATGGTCCTCGGACCGGGATTTATTACTGCGAATATCGACAATGACCCGAACGGGATTTTTGTTTATTCGCAGGCAGGCGCGCAATACGGCTACTCGCTGCTCTGGACCATTCTGCCCGTTACGCTGGCCCTGATTGTGGTGCAGGAGATGTGCGCCCGCATGGGGGTGGTCACCGGCAAGGGGCTGAGCGACCTCATCCGCGAAGAATTTGGCCTGCGCATCACCTTCATCATGATGGTGCTGCTGGTGATTGTGAACTACAGCAACGTCATCGGCGAGTTTGCGGGCATCGCGGGCAGCCTGGAGCTTTTTCATCTCACCAAATATGTCTCCGTGCCGGTGTGTGCGCTGCTGGTGTGGCTGCTCGCCGTCCGGGGCGATTACAAGAGCGTCGAGAAGATTCTGCTGACCGGCTCGCTCTTCTACCTGGCCTACATCGCGACCGGTATTCTAGCCGAGCCAAACTGGCACCTTTCCTGGATGAAGACTGTCCAGTTGCCGCACAAGACCGAATGGAAGCAGAACGGCTACCTGCTGATGGTGGTGAGCATCATCGGCACGACCATCGCACCGTGGATGCAGTTTTACCTGCAGTCCTCGATTGTGGAGAAGGGCATTCGCGTGCAGGACTACGCGGCCTCGCGGGCGGACGTGATTGTGGGATCGATCTTCACGGATGTGGTGGCCTGGTTCATCATCGTGGCCTGCGCCGGCACGCTGTGGGTGCATGGGCTGGGACAGATCAATGTGCCCTCGGACGCGGCCATTGCCATGAAGCCCCTGGCCGGCAATTATGCGTTTTTGCTCTTCGCCTTCGGACTCTTCAACGCAAGCTTTTTCGCCGCCTCGGTGCTGCCCATTTCCACGGCCTACACCGTTTGCGAGGGGCTGGGCTTTGAGTCGGGCGTGGATAAGAAGTTCAAGGAAGCGCCGCTCTTCTACTGGCTCTACACGATTCTGATCGTGGGCGGCGCGGCGGTGGTGCTGATTCCGCACTTCCCGATTGTGCAGTTCTCGATCTTTTCGCAAGCGCTGAACGGATTGCTGCTGCCTGTGGTAGTGATCTTCATGCTGATGCTCATCAACCGGAAAGACCTGATGGGAGAGCATACAAACTCGCACTGGTTCAACGTGGTGGCATGGGTCACGGCGATTGTGGTGATCGCGCTGTCGCTGGTGCTGGTGGTGCAGACGCTTTAG
- a CDS encoding alpha,alpha-trehalose-phosphate synthase (UDP-forming): MKEREVVIVSNRLPLSIKHDQGVAKARRSSGGLVTALLPILRDKGGVWIGNAGTHEDEHATELLQQEARNEGFACVPIYVTEQEDRNFYEGFSNQVLWPLFHDFIGECRFEPAYWEFYRKVNAKFADAVMSVYRGDQTLWVHDYQLMHVAAALRERGCKGRVAFFLHTPFPSYDVFAKLPWRRDLLLSLLQYDLIGLQTERDTRNLVSCLRRLVPEAVMTSTHTAHHVMFQGRRIVIQDFPISIDFEEFAQAAREPEVEERTRSIIARMGMGQMIFGVDRQDYTKGIPHRLRAYGALLRRRPDLVGRVRLVQIVVPSRQNIPGYEALKARIEHLVASINGEFTQPGWVPIHYIHRSIPREELLALYRAANVALVTPLKDGMNLVAKEFCATRIDDHGVLVLSEFAGAAAEMYRGALLVNPFDLEGVAGALEQALEMPLNQQQERMRKLRRFLKHANVHRWVNEFMQVIEHVNHHGSTRSNHGSARSK, translated from the coding sequence ATGAAAGAACGCGAAGTGGTGATTGTTTCGAATCGCCTGCCGCTGTCGATCAAGCACGATCAGGGCGTGGCGAAGGCCCGGCGCAGCAGCGGCGGGCTGGTGACGGCGTTGCTGCCGATTCTCAGGGACAAGGGCGGCGTGTGGATCGGCAATGCCGGCACGCATGAAGACGAGCACGCGACGGAACTGCTCCAGCAGGAAGCGCGCAATGAGGGATTCGCCTGCGTGCCGATCTATGTGACCGAGCAGGAAGACCGCAACTTCTACGAGGGTTTTTCCAACCAGGTGCTCTGGCCGCTCTTCCATGATTTCATTGGCGAGTGCCGCTTTGAGCCGGCCTACTGGGAGTTTTACCGCAAGGTCAACGCCAAGTTTGCCGATGCGGTGATGAGCGTCTATCGCGGCGATCAGACGCTATGGGTGCATGATTACCAGTTGATGCACGTGGCCGCTGCGCTGCGTGAGCGCGGCTGCAAGGGCCGGGTCGCCTTCTTTCTGCATACGCCGTTTCCTTCCTATGACGTATTTGCCAAGCTGCCGTGGCGGCGCGATCTGCTGCTTTCGCTGTTGCAGTATGACCTGATCGGCTTGCAGACCGAGCGGGACACGCGCAACCTGGTAAGCTGCCTTCGTCGGCTGGTTCCCGAGGCCGTGATGACCTCGACGCACACGGCGCATCACGTGATGTTTCAGGGGCGCCGGATTGTCATTCAGGACTTTCCCATCTCGATCGACTTTGAGGAGTTTGCGCAGGCCGCCCGGGAGCCGGAGGTGGAAGAGCGCACGCGGTCGATCATTGCGCGCATGGGCATGGGGCAGATGATCTTTGGCGTGGACCGGCAGGATTACACCAAGGGCATTCCGCACCGGCTGCGCGCTTATGGGGCACTGCTGCGCCGGCGGCCGGATCTGGTGGGCCGCGTGCGGCTGGTGCAGATCGTGGTGCCGAGCCGGCAGAATATTCCCGGCTATGAGGCGCTCAAGGCGCGCATTGAGCACCTGGTGGCGAGCATCAACGGCGAATTCACGCAGCCGGGCTGGGTGCCGATTCACTACATTCACCGCTCCATTCCCCGCGAGGAGCTGCTGGCGCTCTATCGCGCTGCCAATGTGGCGCTGGTGACGCCTCTCAAAGACGGCATGAACCTTGTGGCGAAAGAATTCTGCGCCACGCGCATCGATGACCATGGCGTGCTGGTGCTGAGCGAGTTTGCCGGGGCCGCGGCCGAGATGTATCGCGGAGCGCTGCTGGTGAATCCGTTTGACCTGGAAGGCGTGGCCGGGGCGCTTGAACAGGCGCTGGAGATGCCCCTGAATCAGCAGCAGGAGCGCATGCGCAAGTTGCGGCGTTTTCTCAAGCATGCCAACGTGCATCGCTGGGTGAATGAATTCATGCAGGTCATTGAGCACGTGAACCATCACGGCTCGACGCGCTCGAATCACGGCTCTGCACGCTCGAAGTAA
- a CDS encoding STAS domain-containing protein: MKVTTRQVDGVTILDLSGRITLGEGSVQLRDAVRDLLAKGQKQILLNLGDVNYIDSSGIGELVSAFTTVHNQGGDLKLLNLTKKVHDLLQITKLYTVFDIKDDEASAIASFAR; the protein is encoded by the coding sequence ATGAAAGTGACCACCCGTCAGGTGGATGGAGTTACGATTCTCGACCTTAGCGGCCGCATCACCCTGGGGGAAGGCAGTGTGCAGCTTCGCGATGCCGTTCGCGATCTGCTGGCCAAGGGACAGAAGCAGATTCTGTTGAACCTGGGCGATGTGAACTACATCGATAGCTCGGGCATTGGCGAGTTGGTGAGCGCCTTTACCACCGTGCACAACCAGGGCGGCGACCTGAAGCTGCTGAATCTGACCAAGAAGGTCCACGACCTGCTGCAGATCACCAAGCTCTACACCGTCTTCGACATCAAGGACGACGAAGCCAGCGCCATCGCCTCTTTCGCCCGCTAG
- a CDS encoding ABC transporter substrate-binding protein, translating to MRLLSLQPSISVTLDALGRLDHLAACTKYCLVVVPALAGRGLPVVQDSWSARTEELLPLRPDLVLASVPYRQESLTAILKAGVPVLLLAPHSLADIYQDIRLIGSVSAAASEAEALIARMQAQIESVRHESASLPRLRVYCEEWGKPLIHSQGWVKELVEAAGAEFLGEPGSHTTAEAVAAADPDVILAAWCGAGDRVPLERIVEQRGWQRLRAVREGRVYCIRDEWLNTPAPTLLRGLAAIAQVLHPEQFDSLLPPGDLRRIKFL from the coding sequence GTGCGCCTGCTCTCGCTGCAGCCCAGCATCAGCGTCACGCTCGACGCGCTGGGCCGCCTCGACCATCTTGCCGCCTGCACCAAATATTGCCTTGTGGTCGTGCCCGCGCTCGCCGGGCGCGGCCTTCCGGTCGTGCAGGATTCCTGGTCGGCCCGCACCGAAGAGCTGCTGCCCCTGCGGCCCGATCTCGTGCTGGCCTCAGTCCCCTACCGCCAGGAATCACTCACCGCCATTCTCAAGGCCGGCGTGCCGGTGCTATTGCTGGCCCCTCACTCGCTCGCAGATATTTATCAGGACATCCGGCTGATCGGCTCCGTCTCCGCCGCCGCGTCTGAGGCCGAAGCGCTCATCGCCAGAATGCAGGCACAGATCGAGTCCGTGCGCCACGAGAGCGCCAGCCTGCCGCGCCTGCGCGTCTATTGCGAGGAGTGGGGCAAGCCGCTCATTCACTCCCAGGGCTGGGTCAAAGAGCTGGTAGAAGCCGCCGGAGCAGAATTCCTCGGCGAGCCCGGCTCGCACACCACGGCAGAAGCCGTCGCTGCCGCCGATCCGGACGTAATTCTGGCGGCTTGGTGCGGTGCCGGAGATCGCGTGCCGCTGGAGCGCATCGTGGAGCAGCGCGGCTGGCAACGTCTGCGCGCCGTGCGTGAAGGCCGCGTCTACTGCATTCGTGACGAATGGCTCAACACGCCCGCGCCCACTCTTTTGCGTGGGCTCGCGGCCATCGCGCAGGTCCTGCACCCTGAGCAATTTGATTCCCTTTTGCCTCCTGGAGACTTACGGCGCATCAAATTCCTGTAA